The window CGGGCGGCCGCTGAGATTTACGGCCCCGGTGCTGCTGCCGGTCGCAGGGACGGTGGCAGCACTGTCCCCGAGGGACCCCGCGGCACCGGTGCCTGGCGCCGGTCTGTGGCCGGGGCGTTACACGGCACGAGTTCATCAGGCCTCTGCGGCCAAAGGGCTACtcggaggtgtttttttttttttttgggggggggggggtccaaacTCGACAAGAGAGCTTGGCATGGCATGAGTTTGCCAGGCCTCTGCAGCTGAAGGGCAGCCCAGAGTGGGGGCAGCCCAAACGCAGCGAGAAAGCGCAACGTGGCATGAGTTTGCCAGGCCTCTGCAGCCAATGCATGGGGGAAAtcccgtgctgcccccgagccccgTTTCCCACAGGGTCCTGATGACAgccggggtggggggtgggggggggccgtTGCATCCTGCACCCTGccggcacccatgggtgccccctgcccccccggtTCTGTGCAAgctgggggggcctggggggggggaagcgggcaGCAGGGTCGGGGTGCCgtgtgctgggctggggctcctCCACGTGGGGACGCGGCGGACTGCAACCGGGTGCCAGCGCACCCAGGGCGGCCCGAGCGGGCTTGCGCCGGGTGTCAGGCAGCACCGAGCGGGTGTTACACCGGGTGtcaggcagcagggcaggggtgtTACACCGGGGCAATGCAGCGTTGCATGGGTGTTACACCGAGGGCAATGCAGCGTTGCACGGGTGTTACAGCGGGTGCAAGGCAGCGTTGTGCGGATGCCGCAGCAAGGGTAACACAGCATCACTCCGACACTGTCCCGGGTGTAACACAGCACCGCACGGGTGTCAGACTGTGTGCCGCCAGGTGTAACGCGGCATCGCACGGGTGTTACACCGGGTGTAACTCCGCACCGCGTTAGCGTTACGCCGGGCACGACGCAGCCCTGCACGGGTGATGCATCAGGCGCAGCTCAGCACCGCACAGGTAACGCAGCACCGCACCGCTCCTCCACCGGCTGCAATGCAGCATTGCACCGGCGGTTGCACCGGCTGTGCCGCAGCCTTGCAGCGCTGCGACACCCGGTGTAATGAATGCAGCGCTGCACGGGTGTTGCGCCAGGGGTGACTCCGCCCGGGGACCCCAGACCCTTGCACGGCCCCCCGCGGGGCTGGTCGCGTTGCACCTTGCACCCTGCAcccccgcccggcgccgggaGCAGAGCGAGCGGAACAGATTGGGCGCGGGGCCTGCTGGGACTTGTAGTCCTGCCCCCGGGCCACGTGACGGGGCGGGCCGCGGGGGGGACTCCAACTCCCAGCGTGCTCAGCGCGGCGGTGCGGAGGCGGTTGGAGCTCGGGTaagggccggggcgccccggacACGCGGGTGTGCAAGGGGGAGTGGGGTTTTGGGGCCACCCCGTTGCattgcacacgtgtgtgcaaggGAGGGGGGCCGGGTTTGGGGCCACCCCGCTGCATTGCACGCGTGTGTGCAAAGGGGGGGGGTCGGGTTTGGGGCCACCCCGCTGCATTGCACGCGTGTGTGCAAAGGGGGGGGTCGGGTTTGGGGCCACCCCGCTGCATTGCACACAGCTGTGCAAGAAGGGGGGGTAACACCTGGATGTAGCTACAcccccccccatgcacacacacgtggcaAGCATGGGCTCAGCCCCCGGGGCTGGGCCAAGCTGGATGGGACCTTCCCTcctgcaagcaaaaaaaaaaaacccagaaacgcCCCAGATATTGCACCCTCCCCCAGTGCAACACCCGCTAACCGTATTTATGGGGGGGCTCATCCTGGGGGGCTCCCCACTGCGCACAACCCACActcacctgctttgctcccgccgCAGCTCCCGTCACGCCGGATgctgcggagccgcgcggcgACAGCGACGAagacggcggcagcggcggcgctggcgctgcGGCGAGGGTCCTCCATGGCCGAGGGTCCCGTGGGCCGGGCCATCCGCGCCAAGCTGCAGGCGGCCCTGGAGCCCAGCTACCTGCGGGTGCTCGACGAGAGCCACCGGCAcgccggcccccccggcgccgaGAGCCACTTCGCCGTGGTGGTGGTGAGCGGGCGCTTCGCCGGGCTGCCGCCGCTGCAGCGGCATCGCCTGGTGCACGGCGCCCTGCGCGCCGAGCTCGCCGGCCCCGTGCACGCCCTGGCCATCGTCGCCCGCACCCCCGAGCAGTGGGGCGCCGACCCCCgcgtcccccccagccccgcttgCCTGGGGGGGTCCAAGCACCAGCACCCCGAGGcggagccgcccggcgccccggctGCATCCTGACCCCTCTCCGGGCATCCTGCTGCGCCGTCGCCGCACCGAACTGCCGCGTTTTCCCACGCCgctgcagcccggcaccagcTTCGGGGCTGCTGCAAATGTGGGAAGAATTTGGCATGTTTTCCCGCGGCTTTTCAGCCCCCGTTTCCACCCCGCGCGCCGTTCGGAATAAACCGCTCGTACAAAACGCACCGCTCGAAGCCGACAGCATTGGTcggataattttttttctttttttcttttcgtaCACAGGGTGGGTTcgcgtggggggggggttgttgctGTTTTGGtcgtgtgttttttgtttttgtttttttaattctttacaaACATCTAAAAACTACACCACGGCACGACTCTGCATACGGACAGAACTACGGATGTGCTCTTAAAAAGACCAGCTACACCGAAGGatggagaagggaggaggaggaggaggacgcggGAGGAGAAACGAGATGAAGCACGCCGCGCGATCGCTCTCGCTCGGCCGGAGGGTCCCGCGGCGCGGAGCCGagcgccggcggctccccggcGCTCCTGCTTAGAGCCGAATTTCCCGCCCGGCGCTGCCTTCGGGCGCCTCTTTGTGCTTTGCAAACCGCTGCTGGtttgggttggttggttggttttttttgtcgtTTGTGCTCCAGGTGAGCGGAGGGGGGGGAAAACGTGGGAAAacggccccccgcccgccctggCTACAGCCACGCgcctgccctcgccgcctgcgCCAGCTCCAGCTCTTGCATCCATTGGAAAAGCCTAGGaaagaaaagcctttaaaaagtaGTAGAAAAATAACGGGCGGTTGGGGGGAGCGGGAGCCATCCACCcacgtgccggggggggggatttgCACCCTCAGCGGGGGATTTGCACCCTTGGGATGGACATGCAAATCCAACCCGCCGGGAAAGCCGTGCCGGACAGGGCCGGGGGCAAATCCGGTCGCAGCCCTGGGGAGCAAGAACCCGAATTGGAGCGAGGTCCGGCCGCGGCACCTGCCCCTCAGCAGCTTAATAACGGCCGGGCCCTAATTAGATTAACGAATCTGTCACTAGGGAGATGCGGCCCGTTAGCGGCGCGGCCGCCCTGCCCGGGTTTTTACGCCGCAGACCCGCCGGGGGAATCGCCGCTGGCGTCGTCCCGGGGTGCTGGCGCCCGAAGGAGATGCCAGGGCCGGGGTGtccccgctgccaccgccgccgagAGCCGCGGGAGCCCCAGgggcccgccgagccccgcggggtCGTGCACCCTGAAGGGCCGTGCACCCCGAGGTGCCATGCACACCAACGCACCGTGCGCCCCGAAACGTCGTGCACCCCGCAGCGTCATGCACTCCCCCAAGGCGCCGTGCAAACCAAGGCGCCGTGCACCCCGAAGCGCCGTGCACCCCGAGGCGCCGCGCGCACCAACGCCTTGTGCACCCCGAAGGTGCCATGCGCACCGCAGCGTTGCGCGCCCCGAGCTGCCGTGCACCCCGAGGTGCCACCCCTGCTTCTCCTGGCGTCGGTGGGGGGGGATTTAAGCACAGAGCTCGCTTGGCTTCCTCGATCCAGCGCCCCGGCCCTGCGCCCGCCTCGCCCTGCCGCTGGGGTcaggcccttcctcctcctcctcctcctcctcgccgcgtcccccccaccccaaccggAGCGAGCAGATACTCACACACGCGCGACGACAccgagaaaagaaacggggagggatggaggcaaagggaaggcggcgggaggggggcagAAGTGCAaaccaaaggggaaaaataaaataaaataaaataaaataaataaataaatatatatatgtatatatatatatcccaaaTGCTCCAAGAAGACGGTTCACAGTGTCTAAACGAGACTAATTTCCCCCCCCgccgggggaaggggaggaggcgaacggggccggagggggggggggacgaggagggGGACGAGGAGGGgggccccccccacctcccctctcccccgCCGCCCCTCACTGCAGCACCCGGCCCCGCGTCTCGGGCAGTTTCAAGGCTAAGGAGCTGCCGAGGGCCAGGGCGGCGGAGGCCAGGAGGATGGGCACCGCCTTGGTGATGCCCACGAAGGAGGTGAAGATGCTGATGCCCAGCACGGCGGCCAGCTTGCAGAGGGCGTTGAGGAAGCCGAACGCCGTCGTCCTGcggcattaaaacaaaaaaaaaaagggggggggggaaaaaaagccggTGGCGGCCgccgtcccggacgcctgggcccctcgcggggTGGGGAAGCCCCCCGGGAGCGTGGTGGGCTGCGGGGGGGTGGACGTACCGCTTGTCGGAGGGGTAGAGCTCCACGGTGAGCACGTCGAGGGCGTTCCAGGAGGCGATGCTGACGCCGCCGAAGAGGCAGAGCAAGGCGATCATGGCCGACTCGCTGTTGCcgaaggagaggaagaagcagctCACGCAGGACATCACGCTGGAGCCGGCTGCGGGGACAGCGGCGAGGCGTcagggcggccccccccccccccccaacttcccAAACCGCCCCGAGCGCCGCCGGTTCGAtccccgccaccgccgcgcggAGCATCCAACGCCCGTCGGGGAGCCCCaaaaaaggggaaagggaggcagcagccccccgtccccgtccccacccAGCATGCGCAGGCGGCCGATCTTGTCCATGAGGAGGGCGGAGACGATGTTGCCCGGCAGCACGGCCAGGGTGCCCAGGAAGCTCACGAAGTAGACCATGTAGGCGGTGTTGTCGTCGCTGAagtccagctggcagccctcCTTGTTGTGCAGGAAGGTGCTGTTGAGCACCCGGCTCTCGATGAACTTGTACTCGAAGAGATCTGCCCCGGGgttggagggggggaaaagggaCCGTGGGTGGGCGACGAGGCCGGCACGGTGCCGGAAAAAGGAGGGGGGACACGCCGGCACGCCACCCCGCCGCTACCTGTGTTGTAGAAGACGGTGGAGATGAAGGTGCAGTTCTTGAAGAAGGTGTTGCTGGAGGTGATGTCCTCGAAGTAGCACTCCTCAAAGAGCGAGTCCTCGAAGATGACTGACTTCATCTTGAGGCCGATGAACCTGCCGGGgtgggagggttttgggggggggaaaggcgCAGAGCCCAGCACTGAGTGGCCGCCCACCCGTGCACCGAGCGTGCCGGGCCTCAGCCCGGTGGAACCCGATGCCACCGCCGGCGGGCACGCACTTGTCGTTGAAATACTCGCCGTTCCGGTGGATCTGGTTCTCCAGGGTGAAGTTGAAGGTGAAGTGCTTCACCTTCTCGCGGGTGAAGAGCTTGGTGCGCGAGGCGTACTCGATGCTCTGCAGGTGCTTGATCATGTCCGGGAACCAAACCGTCAGCCCGTAGTAACTGGGGAGCGGCGAGAGCGGGGTGAAGCCCGGCGGCTGCGGCACCCGCCAGCCCCGGCCAAGCCCCGCCGGCCCACCTGAAGGACATGGTGAACCACACGGCCATCATCATGAGCGTCACGCGGCGGTACTCGGGCGCGAAGCACTGCTGGAAGTTGCTCCAGACCTAGGGCGAGAGGCGGTGGGAGCCGGGATGGGCTGGGGACGGAGGGGgacggtggcggtggcggcgcgggatggggacggggacggggctgcCGCGCTCACCTGCTGCGACAGGTTGAGGAACCGCACCAGCCAGCGGCGGTACCACGTGCCCGTGTCCGCCTGGATCTCGATGAGCTCGTCCTCCCGCTTGATGGTCTTGATGTGGGTCACCTGGGgggagggcgcggggccgggtgcctcagtttccccacccgCGGAGCAGGGCTGAGCTTTGCCGGAGGTGGGAATATGCCCAGGGGAACAGGCACGGAGTGACCCCGTTCCTCCTTCCGGAGCCGTGCCGGACCCGGGTCCCCCCAGCACCCGCAGGCTTGGCCCAGgccggggtggggaggggggatctTACCGAAAAGACCCTCTCGGGGTGGCCCTTGGCCCTCATGTTGGTGTCGTGAACCTGCTTGAGCACCATCCAGGCCTCGTCGTGCTTGCCGTTCTGCAAGGCAGAGCCCGGCGGCCCCGGAGCGCTCAGCATCCCCGGCAGGATGCGGCCCTGCCCTTTGGGGcgggtttttttgggggtggcggggggggggggggagctgcttACCTCCAGGAAGAAGCGGGGGCTCTCGGGCATGGTGGTGAGCGCCCCGATGGCGAAGACCGAGGGGAAGGCGCAGACCAGCACGAACACCCGCCAGCTGTGGAACTGGTACGCAGAGCCCATCTGGAAACTCCAGCCTGCGGCCGGGAtgagggatggggacggggacggacaCGTCAGCGGAGCCCGCGTCACCCCGAGACCCCGCAAACTCGCAACGCCGCTGCGCTGAGACCCGGCAAACTCGTGCCACCACCACGCTGAGACCCGGCAAACTCGCGCCCTGGAAACCGTCTCGGCCCATCCCTTACCGTAGTGGGGGATGATGGCCCAGGCCATGGCGGAGGCGTAGATGCCGCCGATCATCCAGAACATGCAGAGCCAGCTGAGGTGCTCGCCCCGCTTCTCCTGCGCCAGGAACTCGGAGAAGTAGGAGAAGACGATGGGGATGGAGCCGCCGATGCTGGGGACGGAGCGGgcgtcagcgccgccgccgccgccgtcccccccgTGCGGCTGGGGCGCGACGGCGGGggtggcccggacgcctgggccccctcgcagggtgctgctcctccccccccacctccccttacCCCACGCCCGAGAGCAGCCTGCAGAAGAGGAAGGTGCCGTAGCCCTGGAcgaaggaggagaagaaggcgAAGACGCTGTTGACGGAGAGGGAGATGAGGAGGCACTGCCTTCGGCCCAGGCGGTCGGCCAGCCCGCCCCACAGGAACGCGCCCACCATCATGCCCAGGTACACGatgagccctggggggggggacggggacacagcgGATTCGCACCACCATCAGCCTCCACCATGCTGCCAGCGCGGCGCTGAGCCAGCAACCTGCTCCCCACTCCTGCACTGAGTTTCTCGGGTCTCagcgggagggaaggggggggcttGGGGCTGCGTCAGACCCCACGGGGGGGCGAGCCAGGTGGGGGAGGTCTGGGCCTCCGTTACCACCCTCCCCCCCGGCAGGGCTGgccaggggacccaggtgtccggggcctgCTGGGGCCTGCTCTCCTCACTAGCCAGTGCTGCCGCCCCCTCGCACCCCCACACCTCCCCCTCTGACCCCCCCATATCCCCATTTCTCGCCTGTCACCCCACAtctccctctgtcccccatgtcccttcaAGCCCCCATGTCCTTCCATATCCCCTGTGCCCCCCCAGGTCTCCCTCTGTCCCCTCTtctccctccatgtcccctgtgcccccccaTCTCCCTCCATATCCCCTCGTGTCCCCCTATAGCTCCTTCTGTTCCTCCAtaccccatgtccccccatatCCCGTGTCCCCCCCATCCCTCCATATCCTGTGTCCCTCCCAATCCCTCCATATCCCTTCATGTCCCCTTACATCTCCCTCTgtcccctcttgttcccccataTCTCCATGTGCCCCCATATCTCCTCATGTCCCCCCGCAAATCCTGGTGTCCCCCCATAGTTCCACATCTCCTAGCGTCCTTCTGCATCTCCCTAGGTCCCTCCACACCCCTGTATCTCTGCGTCCCCCCGGGTCTCCCCCGGGTCCCCGCGCCCCGGCTCACCCAGCATGCCCTTGTTGGAGTCGGAGAGGCACATGTCCTTCTCGGCGCTGGGCAGCACGAAGCCCACCACGAAGACCTCGACGCCGTCGGCCATGAGGGCCAGTCCCAGGACGAAGTAGAGGGTCCACTGGAAGCGGCCGTGGCCGCACTCCTGCAGGATGAGCTCGTACTGCTGCGCCAGCTCCTCCTTGTCCTTCCGCCGCTGGCCCTCGGCGTCGTCGAAGGCGCCGAAGGCTccgccggccgccgcctcgccgcccaggcGCTCGCCGGCCTTGAGCGACTC of the Apteryx mantelli isolate bAptMan1 chromosome 31, bAptMan1.hap1, whole genome shotgun sequence genome contains:
- the BOLA1 gene encoding bolA-like protein 1; its protein translation is MLRSRAATATKTAAAAALALRRGSSMAEGPVGRAIRAKLQAALEPSYLRVLDESHRHAGPPGAESHFAVVVVSGRFAGLPPLQRHRLVHGALRAELAGPVHALAIVARTPEQWGADPRVPPSPACLGGSKHQHPEAEPPGAPAAS
- the SV2A gene encoding synaptic vesicle glycoprotein 2A — encoded protein: MDESFRDRTAFIRGAKDIAKEVKKHAAKKMSKGMDRMQDEYTKRSYSRFEEEEDDEDYPPQDGYYRGGEAANEEEGASSDATEGHDEEDEIYEGEYQGIPRNESLKAGERLGGEAAAGGAFGAFDDAEGQRRKDKEELAQQYELILQECGHGRFQWTLYFVLGLALMADGVEVFVVGFVLPSAEKDMCLSDSNKGMLGLIVYLGMMVGAFLWGGLADRLGRRQCLLISLSVNSVFAFFSSFVQGYGTFLFCRLLSGVGIGGSIPIVFSYFSEFLAQEKRGEHLSWLCMFWMIGGIYASAMAWAIIPHYGWSFQMGSAYQFHSWRVFVLVCAFPSVFAIGALTTMPESPRFFLENGKHDEAWMVLKQVHDTNMRAKGHPERVFSVTHIKTIKREDELIEIQADTGTWYRRWLVRFLNLSQQVWSNFQQCFAPEYRRVTLMMMAVWFTMSFSYYGLTVWFPDMIKHLQSIEYASRTKLFTREKVKHFTFNFTLENQIHRNGEYFNDKFIGLKMKSVIFEDSLFEECYFEDITSSNTFFKNCTFISTVFYNTDLFEYKFIESRVLNSTFLHNKEGCQLDFSDDNTAYMVYFVSFLGTLAVLPGNIVSALLMDKIGRLRMLAGSSVMSCVSCFFLSFGNSESAMIALLCLFGGVSIASWNALDVLTVELYPSDKRTTAFGFLNALCKLAAVLGISIFTSFVGITKAVPILLASAALALGSSLALKLPETRGRVLQ